GCCGGGGGAGTCGTTCGTGTGGAGTGTCGCGAGCACGACGTGCCCTGTGAGGGACGCCTGAACCGCGATTTGCGCCGTTTCCAAGTCTCGAATTTCCCCGACCATGATTTTGTCGGGGTCCTGACGCAGGAACGCGCGGAGGCATCGGGCGAAGTCCAAACCGACTTGGTGGTTGATTTGCACCTGCATGATTCCGTCGATTTCGTATTCGACGGGGTCTTCCGACGTGAGGATTTTAATGTCCACCGTGTTTACCTCGCGCAGAGCCGAGTAAAGCGTTGTCGTCTTACCCGAACCCGTAGGACCGGTTACGATGAAAATGCCGTTGGGCAGTTTTACGAGCCTGCGGATATTGCTCATGATTTCGTCGGTCATGCTGAGCTTTTCGAGGTCGAGGTTGACGACGCTCTTGTCGAGCACGCGGAGCACGACGCTTTCGCCGAACTGCGTCGGCAGTGTGGATACGCGCAAGTCGACGGGGCGTCCCGAAATGGTCATTTTAATGCGGCCGTCCTGCGGAATGCGGTTTTCGGCTATGTTGAGGTTCGCCAAAACCTTTATGCGCGAAATTACGGGAAGCGCGAGGCTCTTGGGCGGCGGCGCCATTTCGTAGAGCGCGCCGTCGATACGGTAGCGTATTCTGAACTGGTCTTCGAACGGCTCGAAGTGAATGTCGGACGCCTTGTCGCGGATAGCCTGCTGCAAAATCAGGTTTACGAACCTGATAATCGGCGTTTCGTTCGCCATGTTTGCGGCGTCCGCCTCGCTTGTTTCGTCTCCGAAATCGACCTGCGAGATTTCCGAGAGGAGGTCGTCTATGCTTGAATTTTCCTCGCCGTAGCACTGCACTATGAGCGTGTCTACCGCGGCGGGGTCCGTAACGACTATGTTTACGTCTTTGTTGAGCGTAAACGTGAGGTCGTCGATAATCGCGTTGTTGAAGGGGTCTTTTGCGAGCAGCGTAATCGACGTGTCGTCTACCTTAATCGGGACTACCCCGTATGTCCGCGCGAGGTTCGGGCGGAGCTGGCGGTAGATGTCCTCGCGAATGTCGGCGGGCGGAATCGGCTCGTATTCGAAATTGAGGTCTTTCGCAACGGCTTCGAGGAGCTTGCCCTTTTCCAAAACGCCCGCGTCTATCGCGGCGTCCGCAAGCGATTTTCCCATGCTCAGGCGCGTATCGTTAAGCTCGTCGAGCTGCTCCTTCGAGAGCAGCTTGTTCGTGAGCAGAATATCGTAAATTGCGTTGTTGTGGTCTTCGAACATTTCCGTAAAATCCTATGATTCGTTCATTGTGACTTTGAGGACTTCGTCCGCGGTGGTAAGGCCGCTGGCGACTTTTCGCACGCCGTCCTCCCTCATGATTCTCATGCCGAGCTCGCGCGCTTTCGTGCGCAGTTCCACGAGCGTTCTGCCTTCGTAAATCATCTGTTGGAGTTCTTCGTTTACGATGAAAATTTCGAAAATGCCCATGCGGCCGCGGTAGCCTATGCCGTTGCACTTCGGGCAGCCTTCGCCGTGGTAGAACGTCATGCCGGCGGCGGCGATTTCGTTTATGCCGATAGCCTGCAAGACGTGCGGGTCGGGCGAGTAGACCGTTTTGCAGTGCACGCAGGTCTTGCGGACGAGTCGCTGCGCGAGAGCCGCGCGGAGAGACGCGCTCACAAGGAAGGGCTTTACGCCGATATCCACAAGACGCGTTACCGCGCTGGGCGCGTCGTTTGTGTGGAGCGTGCTGAAAACCATGTGGCCGGTGAGCGATGCGTTGATTGCAATTTCGGCGGTTTCCAAATCTCGAATTTCGCCTATCATGATGATGTTCGGCGCTTGGCGCAGCATAGAGCGCAGAGCCGCCGCGAACGTCATGCCGACCTCCCTGCGAACCTGAACCTGATTGATGCCCGTCATCTGGTATTCGACAGGGTCTTCAACCGTGATGATTTTGCGGTCGGGGTGGTTGAGGTAGTTCAACGCCGAGTAGAGCGTTGTCGATTTACCCGAACCCGTAGGCCCTGTAACAAGGAAAATGCCGTCCGCCATGCCGACTATTCTTTCGAAAACCGCCTGGTCGTCGGAGAAGAAGCCGAGTTCGGGAAGACCGAGCCTCAGCCCCTCCTTGTCGAGAATACGCATGACGATACTTTCGCCGAAGACCGTCGGGAGGCTCGATACGCGCAAGTCGATTTCCTTTTTATTATATACAATCTGAATGCGGCCGTCCTGCGGAACGCGCTTTTCGGCAATCGAAATGTTCGCCATCAGTTTCAGACGTGAGATAATCGACGGTTGCAGGCGTTTGGGCGGATTTTCCACTTCGATGAGCACGCCGTCGATGCGGTAGCGGATTCGGAAGCGTTTTTCGAGCGGTTCGAGGTGAATATCGCTCGCCCGCCTTTTGACCGCCTCTGTAATGAGCTTGTGGACGTAGCGGATAATGGGTGCTTCCTCTTCCGAGACGCCCGCTTCGTTGCCCGTTTCAAGCCCCTTGATTTCCTCCGACACTTCCGCGCCCTCCGTTCCCAAAATGTCGCCGTAGGCGTTGACGCCGTAGTGCTCGTCGATTGCGCTTTTGATGTCGGCGGGCGTGGCGATTCTGATGTCGATGGGCATTTTGAGCATGTGGCCGAGATTGTCCACAACGTCCATGTCCATGGGGTCGATGACCGCAAGTTCGAGCTGGCCGCCCGTGATTGCAATCGGAAAAACGTTGTATTTGCGCGCGTCCTCCTTCGAGATGAGGTTTTTTACGTCGTCGTCAACCGTGAGGTTTTGCAGTGAGATAAAAGGGACGTTGAATTCGTTTGCGAGCATGAACGAGATGTCGTCATACTTGCAGTATTTTCTTTCGACGAGCAGGTCGATAAGCTTGGAGTCCACATCGGCGGAGGTAGTGCCCTGCGAGAGCAGTTCTTCGCGGCATTGCGAAATAATGTCTGCGGACACAAGGCCTTTTTCCTCCATCAGTTGCAATACAAAATCGTCTGCGGATGTCACTTGTTTATTCTCCGTTGGTAATAGGTGTTATAGTAGAAAAAAAAGCTACATTAGTGGGACTTTGTAAATATTTCAATCTTTGTTTTCGGAAATTTTTACGCCCGCCGCGCCGCGCGTGGGCATTCGGTGCGCGGACTGCTTGCGTTGGGGAATAGGCTGGCTGCGGCATGGCAATGCTCTGCTCCGACCGCCTATTTGCGGGGCGGCTTTTTGGCTTGACGGCAGGACTTGTTTTCGAGACAATCGTAGCGCATTTAGCAAATCAACCAGCATCTCGGAGGGCGTTATTATGAAATTTGTAGAAGCTATTTTGCGGGCGGCGTTGCTTGTCGCGGTTTTGGGCGCGTGCGCCGCGCCGTCCCCGCGCGGCGAAGTCGCGGTGGTGAGCTTTACTAAAAACGACAACACGGTGGAGTCGCGGACAGTCGCCCTCAAAAACATGCCCGACGGCGCGGCGCGTCTTGTCGTTCCCGCCGATTCCGTGCCGTCCGACGCAAAGCTGCTCGACATCGTACACCAAAACTTTACCGCGCAAAAGGGCGAGGACGGCTTCTGGCTTTTCCCGCGCGGCGAGTACGGCGTTTTCGATTCCGACAAGGGCGTATTTTCGTTCAAAAGTCTCATCATGCCGTTCTATGGAATCCAGACTCCGCGCGGAACGTACATCGGAATCGTCAAGGGATTCCGTTTCGGGCTGTTCACGCGGGTGTCGGCGGACAAGGGCAAATACACGCTCTCGATGCGTTCCGACCTCTACAAAACCCCGGGAATCAAGCCCTACGAGGACATTATAATAGACTACTACAAGCTGGAAGGCAACGACGCAAATTACAGCGGAATTGCGCGTTTCTACCGCAAGTACCAGCTCGACCGCGGCGCGTGCAGGCTTCTCCGCGACCGCGTGAAGGAGCGTCCCGACTTGGCGTATCAGGCGGATTCCATTCCGATAAGAATCCAGTACCACGCCGCCAAGCAAAAGCCGAAGGAGGGCAAAAAAGAGCACTACACTGTGGCGGACGAGCCTCCCATGAAAGTGTTTTTGAATTTCGAGGACTCCGTGAAATTCGTAAAAGCCGTAAGGGACGCGGGCATAGACAAGGCGACGTTCTGCTCGGCGGGCTGGCAGAGCGGCGGCTACGACGGCCGCTTTCCCGACATCTTCCCGATTGACGCCGAACTCGGCGGCGAGGAGGGGCTGAAAAAATTTACCGCCGCCGTCCGTGCCATGGGCTACCTCATTTCCGCCCACACAAACAGCACCGACTGCTATTCGTGCTCGCGCATTTGGACCGAGGACATGGTTTGCCGCAATCCCGACGGCACTCTTGCCAAGAACGGCATTTGGTGCGGGGGCAGGGCGTACAATCTCTGCCTGAAATACGCATGGGACAACTTTCTGCCGCGCCAGCTCGACGACATGAAGCGGCTCGGCTTCACAGGCCCGCACTACATCGACGTATTCACCGCGGTAAACCCCTATGCGTGCTACAACCCGAAGCACGCAATCAACGCAAAGCAGGCGGCTGAGTACCAAGACAAAATAGCGCAAAAGTGCGTGGAAAACTTCGGCGGATTCTCGTCGGAGAGCGGTTTCGACCACATCATAGACAAGCTCGACTACTGCAACTATGTGGGCAACAGAATACAATACGAAGGAGCGCGCCCGCTGATAAAACGCGTGCTCCCAATTTGGGAAATTGTTTACCACGGCATTGTTCTATACAATCCCGACCGCTACACGCAGCAGGACATCACCGCCGACAAAAGGAAAATTTTAAGGCTCATGGAGTTCGGCGGACGCCCGATTATCTACACAAACAAATTCGAGCGCATTCCCGCAATCGCCAAGCTTTACGAATTGTACAAGCCCGTGCGCAAATTGCAGTTTGAGACAATGGAATCGCACTCGGAAATTTCAAAAGACGTGTACATTACAAAATACGGCAACGGCGCGGAATCGGTATGCAACTACTCCGGAAAGCCCTTCGAATATCGGGGCGAAAAGATTGCGCCGCTCGGCTACAAATTCTTCTTCTGAGTTCGGCGCAATCGCAACGCGTCGGTTGCGTTTCGGAATTTTGCGCCGTGTTCCCAAAACTGGGAAATTTGCGGTTTTGCCGCCGTTGCGGCATGCGAAACCGCGGGCGCGATTTTTTTTGCGCGTTGCGCGATATTGTGATAGAAAAAGCTTTTAATTTCGGCGCATCGGTTCATATTCGGAGGAATGAAGAATTTTTATCTGACAACCGCAATAGATTACGCCAACGGCTCTCCCCACCTCGGACACGCTTACGAAAAAGTCCTCGCAGACGTCATCGTGCGCTGCAAACGGCTTTCGGGAATGCCCGTCCACTTCCTCACGGGGCTTGACGAGCACGGTCAAAAGGTTCAGCAGAGCGCGCGCAAGGCGGGCGTCGCCCCCGTGGAATTTTGCGACGAACAGGCGGAAAAATTCACCACAATGTGCAGGCTTCTCGAAATCTCGAACGACGACTATATCCGCACGTCGCAGCCGCGCCACATCAAGGTTGTCCGCGAGATTCTCCAAATGCTCTTCGACAAGGGCGACATCTACAAGGCGGAATACAAGGGCTTTTACTCGGCGCGTCAGGAGCAGTTCTTGCAGGAAAAGGACAGGGTTGACGGCAAATGGCCCGAAATTTTCGGGGAAGTCGTGGAAATCACCGAAAGCAACTACTTCTTCAAAATCCGCCAGTATCAGGACTGGCTCGTAGATTTTCTCGACAAAAACGAAGACTTCATCTTCCCGCGCTTCCGCGCAAAGCAGGTCAAGGAGTTCCTCAAAGAGCCGCTCAACGATCTTTGCATTTCGCGCCCGAAAGAGCGTCTTGAATGGGGCATTGAGCTTCCCTTCGACCCGAACTACGTAACCTATGTCTGGTTCGACGCCCTCGTAAACTACATTTCGGCGGTCGGCTACGGCACGGAAGAATTCGCGAAAAACTGGCCTGCCGACTTCCACGTTATCGGCAAGGACATTCTCGTTCCGCCGCACGCGGTCTACTGGCCGATAATGCTCCACGCGGCGGGAATAGAGCTGCCGAAATCGCTGTTGGTTCACGGCTGGTGGATGTCGTCGGGCGAAAAGATGTCGAAGAGCCTGGGCAACATCGTAAACCCGCTCGACTTGGTCGAAAAATTCGGCGTAGACCCGTTCAGATACTTCCTCATGCGCGAAATGAACGTCGGGCAGGACTCCGACTTTTCGTTCGACCTCTTCCTCACGCGCTACACGTCCGACCTCGGCAACGACCTCGGCAACCTGCTCAGCCGCCTGCTGAACATGGGCAAACGCTACTGCGAAAGCGTCGTTCCCGCAGCGGAGGTCGAGGAGGATTTCGAGAAGTCGCTCAAAACGCTCGCTGACGAAACAGCCGACGAAGTTTTGAAACTCTACGACGGCATGCAGTTCCACATCGCGCTCGAAAAGACCTTCAATTTTATCCGCGCGATAAACAGGTACGCCGAACAGCGCGCGCCGTGGAAGCTGGCAAAGAGCGGGGCGGAGTCCGACAAAAAACTGCTGGCGGCGACCCTCGCGAACATGGCGGAGGCTCTGCGCGTTTCGGCGGTGCTTCTCGCGCCCGTAATGCCGAACGTTTCCGAGAAAATCCTCACGCTTTTGGGCTTGGGGAAAATCGAAAAATTCGAGGGCAACACAAAGTGGTCGAATGTTCTCGAAGGCAAAACACTCGGAGCGCAGGAAATTCTCTTCCCGCGCCCCGCAGCCGAATAGGTCATGGACATAAAAAAACTCTTTTTGGACAACCCGCACCGCAAGCACATAAAGGTTGCGGGCGGAAACGTGGAAGTGGGTCTTTGCGAGGTAGAGCTTACGCCCACGCGCATGCGCGACGGCTCGCGCCGCCCCAACAAACCCGTGCGCATTTACGACACCTGCGGCGCGTGGGGAGACCCCGACTTCCATTTCGACACCTCCAAGGGGCTTCCGAAAATTCGCGAACAGTGGATAGCCTCGCGCGGCGACGCGGAAGTTGTCGGCACGCTTGCGCCGTCGGCAAAAAATCCGTTCGGCGGCAGAAAGATTCTGCGCGGAAAGGCGGGGACGCGCCCGACCCAAATGGCGTACGCAAAGAAGGGCATAATCACGCCCGAAATGGAGTACGTAGCCCTGCGCGAAAACCTCGCGCTGTTAAACGGCATTGAGGGCAAAATGTCGCCCGCCGCCCCGCGCGATTCGCTCTACATTCAGCACGCGGGCTTCCCGCAGCGCCCCGACTTCAAAATTACCCCCGAGTTCGTGCGCGACGAAGTTGCGCGGGGCAGGGCGATTATTCCCGCAAACATCAACCACACCGAGCTTGAACCCGCAATTATCGGCAGGAATTTCCTCGCAAAAATCAACACGAACATCGGCAACAGCTCGATGGCGTCGTCGATTCCGGAGGAAATCGAGAAAATGCTCTGGGCCATAAAATGGGGCTCCGACACGCTCATGGACTTGTCCACGGGCGCGGACATCACCGACACCCGCGAGTGGATTATCCGCAACTGCCCGACGCCCGTCGGAACAGTTCCGCTCTATCAGGCGCTTGAAAAGGTCGGCGGCATTGCGGAGGATTTGAACTGGGACGTCTACCGCGACGTTCTCATAGAGCAGGCGGAGCAGGGCGTAGACTACTTTACAATCCACGCGGGCGTGCTTTCCAAATTCATTCCCGCGGCGGCAAAGCGCATGGCGGGGATTGCCTCGCGCGGCGGCTCAATCATGGCGAAATGGGTTCTCGCCCACAACCGCGAAAACTTCCTCTTCGAACACTGGGACGACATCTGCGACATCATGTCGCAGTACGACATCGCGTTCTCAATCGGCGACGGACTCCGACCGGGGGCTATCGCCGACGCCAACGATTCCGCCCAGCTCGGCGAGCTTGCCGTTCAGGGCGAGCTTACAAAACGCGCGTGGAACTTCGACGTTCAGGTTATGTGCGAAGGTCCGGGGCACGTTCCGCTCCAAATGATTGAAAAAAACATGGAGTGCGAGCTTGACTGGTGTAGCGAAGCCCCGTTCTACACGCTCGGGCCTCTTGTCTCCGACATCGCCGCGGGCTACGACCACATCACGGCGGCAATCGGCGCAACGCTCATCGGCTGGCGCGGAACGGCTATGCTCTGCTACGTAACGCCGAAGGAGCACTTGGGGCTTCCCGAACGCGACGACGTCCGCGAGGGCGTGGTGACATTCAAGCTCGCCGCGCACGCGGTGGACTTGGCGAAGGGGCACCCCGCAGCGCAGTACCGCGACAACGCAATGAGCCTTGCCCGCGTGGAATTCAGATGGCGCGACCAAATCAACCTTTCGCTCGACCCCGAACGCGCGGAGTCTTTCCGCCGCAAAAACGACAAGGAATTCTCTCGCGACAACGAAACGTCGCACCACTGCACAATGTGCGGGCCGAAATTCTGCTCGATGAGGGCGTCGCTTGAAATCAAGGAAAAATTCGCAAAATCGTCGGAGGGCGCGGAGTAATGGCTGAAAAGTGGGCAAGCGAACTCTTCAAATGCGGATATAACTGCTCGCAGTCGGTGTTTGCCGCGCACGCGGCGAAATTCGGCATAGATACCGCGACCGCCCTGAAACTGTCCGCGCCTCTGGGCGGCGGAGTGGGGCGCATGCGCGAAGTCTGCGGCGCGTTTTCGGCGTGCGCAATGCTGCTCGGCTTGAAAGAGGCGTCCGACGACGCCTCGCCCGAAAAGAAGCGGAAAATCTACGAGCGCACCCAGCAGCTCGCCGAGGAATTCAGGCGGGAGAACGGATCGATAATCTGCCGCGAAATCCTGAAACTGCAAAAGGACGCGCCCATGTCGCCGACTCCCTACGCCCGCACGGCGGAATACTACGCAAAACGCCCGTGCCTGCGAGTGGTGGAGTCCGCCGACGCGCTCGCGCGGGAGTTCCTTTCGCGGTAAATTTGCATTTCTGCGCCGCGCCGCCCGATTTCGGCGCGGTTATTTTTTTGACAAATTACGCCGAATCTTGCCGCAAAGCAATTGCGCGGAAGCGGTTTTGCTTGACGCG
The Opitutia bacterium KCR 482 genome window above contains:
- a CDS encoding GspE/PulE family protein, giving the protein MFEDHNNAIYDILLTNKLLSKEQLDELNDTRLSMGKSLADAAIDAGVLEKGKLLEAVAKDLNFEYEPIPPADIREDIYRQLRPNLARTYGVVPIKVDDTSITLLAKDPFNNAIIDDLTFTLNKDVNIVVTDPAAVDTLIVQCYGEENSSIDDLLSEISQVDFGDETSEADAANMANETPIIRFVNLILQQAIRDKASDIHFEPFEDQFRIRYRIDGALYEMAPPPKSLALPVISRIKVLANLNIAENRIPQDGRIKMTISGRPVDLRVSTLPTQFGESVVLRVLDKSVVNLDLEKLSMTDEIMSNIRRLVKLPNGIFIVTGPTGSGKTTTLYSALREVNTVDIKILTSEDPVEYEIDGIMQVQINHQVGLDFARCLRAFLRQDPDKIMVGEIRDLETAQIAVQASLTGHVVLATLHTNDSPGAVTRLMDMGLEPYLIAASLEGVLGQRLVRKICTTCRTAYEPDQELIDRLGVDPIEIADKQFYYGKGCADCGGSGYRGRQGLFELLLVNDALRDLITNRAPTMVIKQKAVELGMRTLRDDGLRAIFDGATTVDEVLKYT
- a CDS encoding ATPase, T2SS/T4P/T4SS family, yielding MTSADDFVLQLMEEKGLVSADIISQCREELLSQGTTSADVDSKLIDLLVERKYCKYDDISFMLANEFNVPFISLQNLTVDDDVKNLISKEDARKYNVFPIAITGGQLELAVIDPMDMDVVDNLGHMLKMPIDIRIATPADIKSAIDEHYGVNAYGDILGTEGAEVSEEIKGLETGNEAGVSEEEAPIIRYVHKLITEAVKRRASDIHLEPLEKRFRIRYRIDGVLIEVENPPKRLQPSIISRLKLMANISIAEKRVPQDGRIQIVYNKKEIDLRVSSLPTVFGESIVMRILDKEGLRLGLPELGFFSDDQAVFERIVGMADGIFLVTGPTGSGKSTTLYSALNYLNHPDRKIITVEDPVEYQMTGINQVQVRREVGMTFAAALRSMLRQAPNIIMIGEIRDLETAEIAINASLTGHMVFSTLHTNDAPSAVTRLVDIGVKPFLVSASLRAALAQRLVRKTCVHCKTVYSPDPHVLQAIGINEIAAAGMTFYHGEGCPKCNGIGYRGRMGIFEIFIVNEELQQMIYEGRTLVELRTKARELGMRIMREDGVRKVASGLTTADEVLKVTMNES
- a CDS encoding DUF5696 domain-containing protein; the protein is MKFVEAILRAALLVAVLGACAAPSPRGEVAVVSFTKNDNTVESRTVALKNMPDGAARLVVPADSVPSDAKLLDIVHQNFTAQKGEDGFWLFPRGEYGVFDSDKGVFSFKSLIMPFYGIQTPRGTYIGIVKGFRFGLFTRVSADKGKYTLSMRSDLYKTPGIKPYEDIIIDYYKLEGNDANYSGIARFYRKYQLDRGACRLLRDRVKERPDLAYQADSIPIRIQYHAAKQKPKEGKKEHYTVADEPPMKVFLNFEDSVKFVKAVRDAGIDKATFCSAGWQSGGYDGRFPDIFPIDAELGGEEGLKKFTAAVRAMGYLISAHTNSTDCYSCSRIWTEDMVCRNPDGTLAKNGIWCGGRAYNLCLKYAWDNFLPRQLDDMKRLGFTGPHYIDVFTAVNPYACYNPKHAINAKQAAEYQDKIAQKCVENFGGFSSESGFDHIIDKLDYCNYVGNRIQYEGARPLIKRVLPIWEIVYHGIVLYNPDRYTQQDITADKRKILRLMEFGGRPIIYTNKFERIPAIAKLYELYKPVRKLQFETMESHSEISKDVYITKYGNGAESVCNYSGKPFEYRGEKIAPLGYKFFF
- the metG gene encoding methionine--tRNA ligase, which gives rise to MKNFYLTTAIDYANGSPHLGHAYEKVLADVIVRCKRLSGMPVHFLTGLDEHGQKVQQSARKAGVAPVEFCDEQAEKFTTMCRLLEISNDDYIRTSQPRHIKVVREILQMLFDKGDIYKAEYKGFYSARQEQFLQEKDRVDGKWPEIFGEVVEITESNYFFKIRQYQDWLVDFLDKNEDFIFPRFRAKQVKEFLKEPLNDLCISRPKERLEWGIELPFDPNYVTYVWFDALVNYISAVGYGTEEFAKNWPADFHVIGKDILVPPHAVYWPIMLHAAGIELPKSLLVHGWWMSSGEKMSKSLGNIVNPLDLVEKFGVDPFRYFLMREMNVGQDSDFSFDLFLTRYTSDLGNDLGNLLSRLLNMGKRYCESVVPAAEVEEDFEKSLKTLADETADEVLKLYDGMQFHIALEKTFNFIRAINRYAEQRAPWKLAKSGAESDKKLLAATLANMAEALRVSAVLLAPVMPNVSEKILTLLGLGKIEKFEGNTKWSNVLEGKTLGAQEILFPRPAAE
- the thiC gene encoding phosphomethylpyrimidine synthase ThiC, with protein sequence MDIKKLFLDNPHRKHIKVAGGNVEVGLCEVELTPTRMRDGSRRPNKPVRIYDTCGAWGDPDFHFDTSKGLPKIREQWIASRGDAEVVGTLAPSAKNPFGGRKILRGKAGTRPTQMAYAKKGIITPEMEYVALRENLALLNGIEGKMSPAAPRDSLYIQHAGFPQRPDFKITPEFVRDEVARGRAIIPANINHTELEPAIIGRNFLAKINTNIGNSSMASSIPEEIEKMLWAIKWGSDTLMDLSTGADITDTREWIIRNCPTPVGTVPLYQALEKVGGIAEDLNWDVYRDVLIEQAEQGVDYFTIHAGVLSKFIPAAAKRMAGIASRGGSIMAKWVLAHNRENFLFEHWDDICDIMSQYDIAFSIGDGLRPGAIADANDSAQLGELAVQGELTKRAWNFDVQVMCEGPGHVPLQMIEKNMECELDWCSEAPFYTLGPLVSDIAAGYDHITAAIGATLIGWRGTAMLCYVTPKEHLGLPERDDVREGVVTFKLAAHAVDLAKGHPAAQYRDNAMSLARVEFRWRDQINLSLDPERAESFRRKNDKEFSRDNETSHHCTMCGPKFCSMRASLEIKEKFAKSSEGAE
- a CDS encoding C-GCAxxG-C-C family protein, encoding MAEKWASELFKCGYNCSQSVFAAHAAKFGIDTATALKLSAPLGGGVGRMREVCGAFSACAMLLGLKEASDDASPEKKRKIYERTQQLAEEFRRENGSIICREILKLQKDAPMSPTPYARTAEYYAKRPCLRVVESADALAREFLSR